From a single Phragmites australis chromosome 7, lpPhrAust1.1, whole genome shotgun sequence genomic region:
- the LOC133925155 gene encoding uncharacterized protein LOC133925155 yields MAATAADASAEATDIARRLASCNAGTRERAVRHLLSDFLPASAPRLSASDLLKLWKGLFFCFWHADKPLYQSALASRLASAVSAAPSPTAGAAFLSAYLSTLRREWAHIDVHRLDKFYLLNRRFLHHTFLLLTANSFAPDITSQTISVLLDKALFPEVDSVAAVSSRGLGYHVAEAFLDELLPVLPVSLQTMGTLLAPFFTVLEKSSDRVMVNKVKAGVFERFLESGSQLLEMVKRGEEVEKGSAEEQLGKVGLLFGFSKRFLDIGSKTETIQVNRKVVFGLRDAFVKVEKGLQLSGVEIPVPEFEATEVPVVARVDCDMDLGEAKVEKKKKKAKKSVSVEGEKEGAKASKHEKKVKKDKKEKKEKKKRNKMEVVDGGDVAEQSTDAPAEDQQMGDGTDGITFDETLMSNLQKQFEKAAAEAGMVNGGGSSSASPATPVNGKVAKKRKRSKSADRLSEVSDGDNGSEGNLLSQEGEKSGKKVRFSMKNNIVWKPHNPLPPQCLRLPPSATPRGSALKKGVQPGPIKETPTPLKKAKPKAKSAKKILKKKPSAVKRLRKLQSFSA; encoded by the coding sequence atggccgccaccgccgccgacgCGTCCGCCGAGGCCACCGACATCGCGCGGCGCCTCGCCTCCTGCAACGCCGGCACCCGAGAGCGCGCGGTCCGGCACCTCCTCTCCGACTTCCTGCCCGCCTCCGCGCCGCGCCTCTCCGCATCCGACCTCCTCAAGCTCTGGAAGGGCCTCTTCTTCTGCTTCTGGCACGCCGACAAGCCGCTCTACCAGTCCGCCCTCGCCTcccgcctcgcctccgccgtCTCAGCGGCCCCCTCCcccaccgccggcgccgccttcCTGTCCGCCTACCTCTCCACCCTCCGCCGCGAGTGGGCCCACATCGACGTCCACCGCCTCGACAAGTTCTACCTCCTCAACCGCCGGTTCCTCCACCacaccttcctcctcctcaccgcCAACTCCTTCGCCCCCGACATCACCTCTCAGACCATATCCGTCCTATTAGATAAGGCCCTGTTCCCGGAAGTCGACAGCGTCGCCGCTGTCTCCTCCCGAGGCCTTGGGTACCATGTCGCTGAGGCGTTTCTTGACGAGCTCTTGCCTGTACTCCCGGTGAGCTTGCAGACAATGGGCACACTGTTGGCTCCGTTCTTCACTGTGTTGGAGAAGTCGTCCGATCGGGTGATGGTGAATAAGGTCAAGGCTGGTGTATTTGAGAGGTTCCTGGAGAGTGGCAGTCAATTGCTAGAGATGGTGAAGAggggggaggaggtggagaagggGAGTGCTGAGGAGCAGCTCGGGAAAGTTGGACTGTTGTTTGGATTCAGCAAGAGGTTCCTGGATATTGGGTCAAAGACTGAGACGATACAAGTGAACCGGAAGGTGGTGTTTGGGTTGAGGGATGCATTTGTGAAGGTCGAAAAGGGGTTGCAGCTGTCTGGTGTTGAGATTCCTGTGCCGGAGTTTGAGGCTACTGAGGTGCCAGTGGTGGCGAGGGTGGACTGTGACATGGATTTGGGTGAGGCAAAGGtcgaaaagaagaagaaaaaggccaagaagTCTGTGTCGGTTGAAGGTGAGAAGGAAGGGGCTAAGGCTTCGAAGCATGAGAAGAAGGtaaagaaggacaagaaggagaagaaagaaaagaagaaaaggaataagATGGAGGTTGTTGACGGAGGGGATGTCGCGGAGCAGAGTACAGATGCTCCTGCAGAGGACCAGCAGATGGGTGATGGTACTGATGGCATTACATTTGATGAGACATTAATGTCCAATCTTCAGAAGCAGTTTGAGAAGGCGGCAGCAGAAGCTGGGATGGTCAATGGTGGTGGCAGCTCAAGTGCTTCACCAGCAACTCCAGTTAATGGGAAAGTGGCAAAGAAGAGGAAGCGATCAAAATCTGCAGATAGGTTGTCTGAAGTTTCTGACGGGGATAATGGTAGTGAAGGTAATCTTCTTTCccaggagggagagaagagtgGTAAGAAGGTGAGGTTCTCGATGAAGAATAATATAGTTTGGAAACCTCACAATCCTTTGCCACCGCAGTGTTTGAGACTGCCACCATCTGCTACTCCAAGAGGAAGTGCACTAAAAAAGGGAGTTCAGCCTGGGCCCATAAAAGAAACCCCCACGCCATTGAAGAAGGCTAAGCCAAAGGCAAAATCTGCGaagaagatcttgaagaagaaacCGTCTGCTGTGAAGCGGTTGCGGAAGTTGCAAAGCTTCTCAGCATGA